One genomic segment of Carboxydocella sporoproducens DSM 16521 includes these proteins:
- a CDS encoding GGDEF domain-containing protein, which yields MELIGWVVWLVPALSIWAALAQWAWWREKNKKEELLRLNRELYHKAIIDDLTGVYNVRYLHLKLREFVQRARRYGRPFVLAWIDLDCFKQYNDTFGHLAGDQVLKTFGSVCQEQLRIDVDFAFRYGGDEFALLLAEVSRKEGEQIMERLQNAFKQAVDYKVGLSYGLVEYQNDFTPEDMLRTADELMYQQKKQHKAILGK from the coding sequence ATGGAATTAATAGGTTGGGTTGTCTGGTTGGTGCCGGCGTTATCAATCTGGGCAGCACTGGCCCAGTGGGCCTGGTGGCGGGAAAAAAACAAAAAAGAAGAGTTGTTAAGGTTAAATCGCGAATTGTATCATAAAGCCATTATAGATGATTTAACTGGTGTCTATAATGTAAGATACTTACATTTGAAGTTGCGAGAATTCGTGCAGCGGGCTCGCCGCTATGGGCGTCCTTTCGTACTGGCCTGGATCGATCTTGATTGTTTCAAGCAATACAATGACACCTTTGGTCATCTGGCTGGTGACCAGGTCCTTAAGACTTTTGGTTCTGTTTGCCAGGAACAGCTTCGCATTGATGTGGATTTTGCTTTTCGCTATGGAGGTGATGAATTTGCCCTGCTGCTGGCAGAAGTAAGCAGAAAAGAAGGAGAGCAGATTATGGAGCGCTTGCAAAATGCTTTTAAGCAAGCAGTGGACTATAAAGTTGGACTGAGCTATGGACTGGTAGAATATCAAAATGATTTTACTCCTGAGGACATGCTGCGAACAGCTGATGAATTAATGTACCAGCAAAAAAAGCAACACAAGGCGATTCTGGGAAAATGA
- the spoIVA gene encoding stage IV sporulation protein A: MERIDIFHDIAERTNGDIYLGVVGPVRTGKSTFIKRFMELMVIPNIKNVYDKERARDELPQSGAGRTIMTTEPKFIPDEAIEINIGGSVKVKMRVVDCVGYTVPGALGYEEDEGPRMVHTPWSEEAIPFQEAAEIGTRKVITDHSTIGIVVTTDGTITDLPRYAYEEAEERVIAELKELGKPFVVLLNSTRPHGAEAQDLARELASKFDVPVLPVDCAELNQEQIINILQELLFEFPVNEVNINLPRWIEELPPNHWLREKFESAVRDAVRYIKRLRDVDRAVEALGEHEFVAGVALREMDMGTGAATVDMEAREDLFLQVLKEVTGFEIEGEHDILRLMQDLAVAKREYDKVAEALAEVRSTGYGVVTPRLDEMNLQEPELIRQGNRFGVKLKASAPSLHIIRADIATEITPIIGTEKQCEDLVQSMMKEYETDPRKIWQSEIFGKTLHDLVREGIQNKVQRMPESARVKLQETLQRVVNDGSGGLICIIV; this comes from the coding sequence ATGGAGAGGATAGACATCTTTCACGATATCGCCGAAAGAACCAATGGCGATATTTACCTGGGGGTGGTGGGTCCTGTCCGTACGGGTAAATCCACTTTTATTAAAAGATTCATGGAACTTATGGTCATCCCCAATATCAAAAATGTCTATGACAAGGAAAGGGCCCGGGATGAGTTGCCTCAATCGGGGGCTGGACGGACAATTATGACCACTGAACCCAAATTTATTCCTGATGAAGCAATCGAAATCAACATTGGCGGCAGTGTTAAGGTAAAAATGCGGGTTGTAGACTGTGTGGGCTACACGGTACCAGGAGCCCTGGGCTATGAGGAGGACGAAGGGCCCAGAATGGTGCATACTCCCTGGTCGGAAGAAGCGATTCCCTTTCAGGAAGCAGCTGAAATCGGTACTCGCAAAGTGATTACTGACCATTCCACCATCGGGATAGTGGTAACGACTGATGGCACTATCACTGATTTGCCGCGCTATGCCTACGAGGAGGCAGAGGAAAGGGTTATTGCTGAACTGAAAGAACTGGGAAAACCATTTGTCGTGCTATTAAATAGCACCAGGCCCCATGGGGCCGAGGCCCAGGATTTGGCCCGGGAACTTGCCAGTAAATTTGATGTTCCGGTTTTACCGGTAGATTGTGCAGAGCTGAATCAGGAGCAGATTATCAATATCCTGCAGGAGTTACTGTTTGAGTTCCCGGTTAATGAAGTAAATATTAATTTACCCCGCTGGATTGAGGAATTACCCCCCAATCACTGGTTAAGGGAAAAGTTTGAAAGCGCTGTTCGGGATGCAGTGCGTTATATAAAGCGCCTGCGAGACGTGGATCGGGCAGTGGAGGCACTGGGGGAACATGAATTTGTGGCTGGAGTAGCGCTGAGGGAAATGGATATGGGAACTGGTGCTGCTACAGTGGACATGGAAGCCCGGGAGGACTTGTTCCTGCAAGTGTTAAAGGAAGTAACTGGATTTGAAATTGAGGGAGAGCATGATATTTTACGTTTAATGCAGGATCTAGCAGTGGCAAAACGGGAATATGATAAAGTAGCGGAAGCTTTAGCAGAAGTAAGATCTACTGGTTATGGTGTGGTTACACCGCGTCTGGATGAAATGAATCTGCAGGAACCGGAATTGATCAGGCAGGGCAATCGATTTGGCGTCAAGCTGAAAGCCAGCGCTCCTTCCTTGCATATTATCAGAGCGGATATTGCCACTGAAATAACCCCCATTATAGGAACCGAAAAACAATGTGAGGATCTGGTACAATCCATGATGAAAGAATATGAAACTGACCCCAGAAAAATCTGGCAATCAGAAATCTTTGGCAAGACATTGCATGATCTAGTCAGGGAGGGAATACAAAATAAGGTGCAAAGGATGCCGGAAAGTGCCCGAGTCAAACTCCAGGAAACTTTGCAGAGGGTGGTCAATGATGGTAGTGGTGGCCTGATTTGTATTATTGTATAA
- the asnB gene encoding asparagine synthase (glutamine-hydrolyzing) has translation MCGISGWIDWEADLTQSANILQRMGNTLTARGPDEEGYYFSYSAALVHKRLVVIDPTGGKQPMQRLEKGQHFVLVYNGELYNTEEIRSELLAAGYRFFSYSDTEVLLLAFIHWGAACLDKLNGIFAFAVWNETTRTLFLARDHLGVKPLFYYPLASGLLFASEPKSILAHPAVKPVLTAEGLAEIFLIGPARTPGYGVFKGMYELKPGHYLVYSPQGLEVQPYWQLTSFPHQDNLLETSARVRSLFIDAVQRQLISDVPRCTLLSGGLDSTAITAIAARTLTQKGEELQTFSIDYCGNDQYFQPSSFVPDDDNRWIKIASEHYNTSHHRVLLHSEDLYNALIPALTARDYPGMADIDSSLLLFSQEIKKRATVGLSGECADEVFGGYPWFHRPDAIQANTFPWSLNLDLRTKLLKPGLLPKLKPYQYVNERYQAALAEVPRLAGESPEAARLREIAYLSLTRFMPTLLDRKDRMTMAASLEVRVPFCDHRLVQYAWNIPWELKNYGGQAKGILRLALKDLLPESILNRKKSPYPKTHNPGYYQLVRTDLSQILARKTSPLREIVDLDYLSFLLEQDPGRFSYPWFGQLMNLPQLFAYLIQINYWLEHYRIQLEV, from the coding sequence ATGTGTGGAATCTCTGGCTGGATTGACTGGGAGGCCGATTTAACCCAATCAGCAAATATATTGCAGCGTATGGGTAATACCCTGACTGCCCGTGGTCCGGATGAAGAAGGCTATTATTTCTCTTATTCTGCAGCACTGGTACACAAACGCCTGGTGGTAATCGACCCGACAGGTGGCAAACAGCCCATGCAACGCCTGGAAAAAGGTCAACACTTTGTGCTGGTCTATAATGGTGAATTGTATAATACTGAAGAAATTCGCTCAGAGTTGCTTGCTGCTGGTTATCGCTTTTTCTCCTATTCCGATACCGAGGTTCTTTTGCTGGCTTTTATTCACTGGGGTGCTGCCTGCCTTGACAAACTCAATGGTATTTTTGCCTTTGCAGTCTGGAATGAAACCACGCGAACTCTTTTTCTGGCCCGGGATCATCTGGGGGTAAAACCTTTATTCTACTACCCCCTCGCATCTGGATTGCTATTCGCTTCGGAACCCAAAAGTATCCTTGCTCACCCGGCAGTAAAACCAGTGCTTACAGCAGAAGGACTGGCGGAGATTTTTCTGATCGGCCCTGCCCGTACCCCGGGTTATGGTGTTTTCAAAGGTATGTATGAATTAAAACCAGGACATTATCTGGTTTATAGCCCTCAAGGTCTTGAAGTTCAACCTTACTGGCAGCTAACCAGCTTCCCCCATCAGGACAATCTGCTGGAAACTTCAGCACGGGTCCGTTCTTTATTTATCGATGCAGTACAAAGACAGTTGATTTCTGATGTACCAAGATGTACGCTTTTATCCGGGGGCCTGGATTCTACCGCTATCACAGCCATTGCCGCCCGTACTCTCACCCAGAAAGGGGAGGAATTGCAGACTTTTTCAATTGATTATTGTGGTAATGACCAGTATTTTCAACCTTCTAGCTTTGTTCCCGATGATGATAACCGCTGGATTAAAATTGCCAGTGAACACTATAATACCAGCCACCACCGGGTTTTACTGCACTCAGAAGATCTCTATAATGCTCTTATACCAGCATTAACAGCACGAGACTACCCCGGCATGGCAGATATTGATTCATCATTACTGCTGTTTTCCCAGGAAATTAAAAAGCGAGCCACTGTTGGTCTCTCAGGCGAATGCGCTGATGAAGTTTTCGGTGGCTACCCCTGGTTTCATCGCCCCGATGCTATCCAGGCTAATACATTTCCCTGGTCATTGAACCTGGATTTAAGAACAAAACTGCTAAAACCTGGCCTGCTCCCCAAACTAAAACCCTACCAGTATGTAAATGAGCGCTATCAAGCGGCCCTGGCTGAAGTTCCGCGTCTGGCAGGTGAAAGCCCTGAGGCTGCACGTTTGCGCGAGATAGCTTACTTGAGCCTGACCCGCTTTATGCCCACTTTACTGGACCGCAAAGACCGAATGACAATGGCTGCCAGTTTGGAAGTGCGGGTGCCCTTTTGTGATCATCGTCTGGTGCAGTATGCCTGGAATATACCCTGGGAGCTCAAAAATTATGGCGGTCAGGCCAAGGGTATTCTCCGTCTTGCTTTAAAAGATTTATTGCCTGAATCAATTTTAAACAGAAAGAAAAGTCCCTACCCCAAAACCCATAATCCCGGATACTATCAACTGGTCAGAACAGATCTCTCTCAGATCCTGGCCAGGAAAACAAGTCCACTCAGAGAAATTGTTGATCTGGATTATCTCTCCTTTTTACTGGAACAGGATCCGGGGCGTTTTAGTTACCCCTGGTTCGGTCAGTTAATGAATTTGCCCCAGCTGTTTGCCTATTTGATTCAAATTAACTACTGGCTGGAACATTACCGGATTCAGCTGGAAGTATGA
- a CDS encoding ACT domain-containing protein, translating into MGREKKFYLVHEDILPEAIRKTAQAKAILARGEASTVHEAVEKVGLSRSAFYKYKDGIFPFYEASRGKIVTLALLLEHKAGILSNVLNTIASVRGNILTINQNLPLQGMANVTISLETAEMMQDVDGLVRTIENIAGVRSVEVVGQN; encoded by the coding sequence GTGGGTAGAGAGAAAAAGTTTTATCTAGTTCATGAGGACATTTTGCCGGAAGCGATTAGAAAAACTGCCCAGGCGAAAGCGATTCTGGCCCGGGGTGAGGCCAGTACTGTTCATGAAGCTGTAGAAAAGGTTGGCCTGAGCCGAAGTGCATTTTACAAGTATAAGGATGGGATTTTTCCATTCTATGAAGCCAGTCGCGGTAAAATTGTCACTCTGGCATTATTGCTGGAACACAAAGCTGGTATTTTGTCGAATGTGTTAAACACTATTGCCAGCGTAAGAGGGAACATTTTGACCATAAACCAGAATCTACCACTACAGGGAATGGCCAATGTAACCATTAGTCTTGAGACGGCGGAAATGATGCAGGATGTAGATGGCCTGGTGCGCACTATTGAAAACATTGCAGGTGTCCGCAGTGTAGAAGTGGTAGGACAGAACTAA
- a CDS encoding homoserine dehydrogenase produces the protein MQKRAVKIGIIGFGTVGRGVYRILTTNQEKLIQRVGIGLEIAGIAVRDLKKPRQISAPQDLFTADPWQLVNDPGIDIIVEVMGGTELARELVLQALRNGKSVITANKDLIAQHGQELFAEADAARVDLLFEASVGGGIPIIRPLKQCLAANNISQVMGIINGTTNYMLTKMTQEGSDYEEVLREAQAMGYAEADPTADVGGFDAARKLAILASIAFHTRITFDQVYVEGITRISAKDITYAREMGYVIKLLGVAKEHEGRVEVRVHPALVPQYHPLAAVNDAFNAIFVRGDAVGDTMFYGRGAGELPTASAVVADIMDAARNINLGNRGRISCTCYEQKEIIPIQEMEGKYYIRLRVLDKPGVLAAIASVFGQEEVSLRTVIQKETIGDKAELVLVTHYTKEGNVRQALRTIGAMTTVEEIANVIRVEGEEV, from the coding sequence TTGCAAAAAAGAGCAGTAAAAATCGGAATAATTGGCTTTGGCACTGTCGGTCGTGGAGTCTACCGGATTTTAACAACCAACCAGGAAAAACTGATACAGCGGGTAGGAATTGGCCTGGAAATTGCCGGTATTGCCGTGCGTGATCTCAAGAAACCCAGACAAATATCGGCGCCTCAGGATTTATTTACAGCTGATCCCTGGCAGCTGGTAAATGATCCTGGGATTGATATTATTGTTGAAGTCATGGGTGGTACTGAGCTAGCCAGAGAGCTGGTATTACAGGCATTGCGAAACGGCAAAAGTGTAATAACTGCCAATAAGGATTTAATTGCTCAGCATGGTCAGGAACTTTTTGCTGAAGCCGATGCTGCCAGGGTTGATTTGTTGTTTGAAGCCAGTGTTGGTGGTGGTATACCCATTATTAGACCACTAAAACAGTGCCTGGCTGCCAATAATATCAGTCAAGTTATGGGAATTATCAATGGTACTACCAACTATATGTTGACCAAGATGACCCAGGAAGGCTCAGATTATGAAGAAGTATTACGAGAAGCCCAGGCGATGGGATATGCTGAGGCTGATCCCACTGCTGATGTAGGGGGATTTGATGCAGCCCGTAAATTGGCGATACTTGCTTCTATAGCCTTCCATACCAGAATTACCTTTGACCAGGTATATGTCGAGGGTATTACCCGGATTTCTGCCAAGGATATTACCTACGCGCGGGAAATGGGGTATGTGATAAAATTGCTGGGTGTAGCCAAAGAGCATGAAGGTCGGGTAGAAGTAAGGGTACATCCGGCCCTGGTTCCCCAGTATCATCCTTTAGCTGCGGTTAATGATGCCTTTAACGCTATTTTCGTTCGTGGTGATGCAGTAGGCGATACCATGTTCTATGGCCGGGGAGCGGGAGAGTTGCCTACGGCCAGTGCGGTAGTTGCGGATATTATGGATGCAGCCCGCAATATCAATCTGGGCAACCGCGGCAGGATCTCCTGCACCTGTTATGAACAAAAGGAAATTATTCCGATCCAGGAGATGGAAGGGAAATATTACATTCGGCTGCGTGTCCTGGATAAACCAGGGGTACTAGCGGCTATCGCCAGTGTATTTGGCCAGGAAGAAGTAAGCTTGCGTACAGTCATTCAAAAAGAAACCATCGGTGATAAGGCTGAGCTGGTACTGGTAACCCATTATACCAAAGAGGGGAATGTGCGACAGGCTTTGCGGACTATAGGTGCCATGACTACAGTAGAAGAGATTGCCAATGTTATCAGAGTGGAAGGAGAGGAAGTTTAG